In Macaca nemestrina isolate mMacNem1 chromosome 11, mMacNem.hap1, whole genome shotgun sequence, a single window of DNA contains:
- the LOC105499536 gene encoding neurogenic differentiation factor 1: MTKSYSESGLMGEPQPQGPPSWTDECLSSQDEEHEADKKEDDLEAMNAEEDSLRNGGEEEDEDEDLEEEEEEEEEDDDQKPKRRGPKKKKMTKARLERFKLRRMKANARERNRMHGLNAALDNLRKVVPCYSKTQKLSKIETLRLAKNYIWALSEILRSGKSPDLVSFVQTLCKGLSQPTTNLVAGCLQLNPRTFLPEQNQDMPPHLPTASASFPVHPYSYQSPGLPSPPYGTMDSSHVFHVKPPPHAYSAALEPFFESPLTDCTSPSFDGPLSPPLSINGNFSFKHEPSAEFEKNYAFTMHYPAATLAGAQSHGSIFSGTAAPRCEIPIDNIMPFDSHSHHERVMSAQLNAIFHD, from the coding sequence ATGACCAAATCGTACAGCGAGAGTGGGCTGATGGGCGAACCTCAGCCCCAAGGTCCTCCAAGCTGGACAGACGAGTGTCTCAGTTCTCAGGACGAGGAGCACGAGGCAGACAAGAAGGAGGACGACCTCGAAGCCATGAACGCAGAGGAGGACTCACTGAGGAatgggggagaggaggaggacgAAGACGAGGAcctggaagaggaggaagaagaggaagaggaggatgacGATCAAAAGCCCAAGAGACGCGGCCCCAAAAAGAAGAAGATGACCAAGGCTCGCCTGGAGCGTTTTAAATTGAGACGCATGAAGGCTAACGCCCGGGAGCGCAACCGCATGCACGGACTGAACGCGGCCCTAGACAACCTGCGCAAGGTGGTGCCCTGCTATTCTAAGACGCAGAAGCTGTCCAAAATCGAGACTCTGCGCTTGGCCAAGAACTACATCTGGGCTCTGTCGGAGATCCTGCGCTCAGGCAAAAGCCCAGACCTGGTCTCCTTCGTTCAGACCCTTTGCAAGGGCTTATCCCAACCCACCACCAACCTGGTTGCAGGCTGCCTGCAACTCAATCCTCGGACTTTTCTGCCTGAACAGAACCAGGACATGCCCCCGCACCTGCCGACGGCCAGCGCTTCCTTCCCTGTACACCCCTACTCCTACCAGTCGCCTGGGCTGCCCAGTCCGCCTTACGGCACCATGGACAGCTCCCATGTCTTCCACGTCAAGCCGCCGCCGCACGCCTACAGCGCAGCGCTGGAGCCCTTCTTTGAAAGCCCTCTGACTGATTGCACCAGCCCTTCCTTTGATGGACCCCTCAGCCCGCCGCTCAGCATCAATGGCAACTTCTCTTTCAAACACGAACCGTCCGCCGAGTTTGAGAAAAATTATGCCTTTACCATGCACTATCCTGCAGCGACTCTGGCAGGGGCCCAAAGCCACGGATCAATCTTCTCGGGCACCGCTGCCCCTCGCTGCGAGATCCCCATAGACAATATTATGCCCTTCGATAGCCATTCACATCATGAGCGAGTCATGAGTGCCCAGCTCAATGCCATCTTTCATGATTAG